In Salinigranum marinum, one DNA window encodes the following:
- a CDS encoding chromosome partitioning protein: MSVLGSSINLALVVLVVTSVVGTAGATMYYQHSVEQLDTQNTELRERNDELRGELQTTRQQLDTAQTRLSELNQSLQTTRGDVSQVSENLDQTESQLESTQSELSQTEGELSSTREDLSETRSRVDSLRSEVSSLEEDREELQESVNELENQNENLAEENEELESTVSSLRSEVSSLETEISSLQDEVDRLESRIQTICSNNPQAQGCS, encoded by the coding sequence ATGAGCGTCCTCGGCTCCTCGATCAACCTTGCCCTCGTCGTCCTCGTCGTCACGAGCGTCGTCGGAACGGCGGGTGCGACCATGTACTACCAGCACTCCGTCGAACAGCTCGACACGCAGAACACGGAGCTCCGCGAACGCAACGACGAGTTGCGCGGGGAGCTCCAGACGACGCGTCAACAGCTCGACACCGCACAGACCCGGTTGAGCGAACTGAACCAGAGCCTCCAGACGACGCGGGGGGACGTGAGCCAGGTCTCCGAGAACCTCGACCAGACCGAGTCACAGCTGGAGTCCACCCAGAGCGAACTCTCGCAGACCGAAGGCGAGCTGTCGAGCACCAGGGAGGACCTCTCGGAGACACGGAGCCGCGTCGACTCGCTCCGGTCGGAGGTCTCCTCGCTCGAAGAGGACCGCGAGGAACTCCAGGAATCGGTCAACGAGCTCGAGAACCAGAACGAAAACCTCGCGGAGGAGAACGAGGAGCTCGAATCGACAGTGAGTTCGCTCCGGTCGGAAGTGAGCAGCCTGGAGACCGAGATCAGCTCGCTCCAAGACGAGGTCGACCGGCTGGAGAGCAGGATCCAGACCATCTGTAGCAACAACCCCCAGGCGCAGGGGTGCAGTTGA
- a CDS encoding MoxR family ATPase, translated as MSEIEQLQSKLSRVREEVGKKIVGQTDVIEQILVCVLADGNALLESNPGLGKTSMIRTLSEVTDLQFSRIQNTPDLMPSDITGTEIIRESEGEREFVFEKGPVFANIVLADEINRATPKTQAALLEAMQEKQVTAAGETYDLPRPFFILATQNPIDQGGTYALPEAQTDRFLLKILVDYPNFEEERRIVQLYTEGERVPDVERVLAREELQQIQQLVREVPIADDLRDSAVELARATREHEQIEYGASPRASMALVLTGKARAFLRGRSHVKWEDIEAMALPVLRHRIIVDFRAEREGLDADDVIESILADSR; from the coding sequence ATGAGTGAGATCGAACAGCTCCAGTCGAAACTGAGCCGCGTCCGCGAGGAAGTCGGAAAGAAGATCGTGGGCCAGACGGACGTCATCGAACAGATCCTCGTCTGTGTGCTCGCCGACGGCAACGCCCTGCTCGAATCGAACCCCGGGCTCGGCAAGACCTCGATGATCCGCACCCTCTCGGAGGTGACGGATCTGCAGTTCTCGCGCATCCAGAACACGCCGGACCTGATGCCGTCGGACATCACCGGCACCGAGATCATCCGCGAGAGCGAGGGCGAACGGGAGTTCGTCTTCGAGAAGGGTCCGGTGTTCGCGAACATCGTCCTCGCCGACGAGATCAACCGCGCCACCCCGAAGACGCAGGCGGCGCTGTTGGAAGCGATGCAGGAGAAGCAGGTGACCGCGGCGGGCGAGACGTACGACCTCCCCCGACCCTTCTTCATCCTCGCCACGCAGAACCCCATCGACCAGGGCGGGACGTACGCCCTCCCGGAGGCACAGACGGACCGCTTCCTGCTGAAGATCCTCGTCGACTACCCGAACTTCGAGGAGGAGCGCCGTATCGTCCAGCTGTACACCGAGGGCGAGCGGGTGCCGGACGTCGAGCGGGTGCTCGCGCGCGAGGAGCTCCAGCAGATCCAACAGCTCGTCCGTGAGGTGCCGATCGCCGACGACCTCCGCGACAGCGCCGTCGAGTTGGCGCGGGCGACCCGCGAGCACGAACAGATCGAGTACGGGGCGAGCCCACGGGCGAGCATGGCGCTCGTCCTCACAGGGAAGGCACGGGCCTTCCTGAGAGGGAGAAGCCACGTCAAGTGGGAGGACATCGAGGCGATGGCGCTCCCGGTGTTGCGACACCGGATCATCGTCGACTTCCGCGCCGAGCGCGAGGGGCTAGACGCCGACGACGTGATCGAGTCGATCCTCGCCGACTCGCGCTGA
- a CDS encoding VWA domain-containing protein → MSGVPMALGVTLAQLQTEVTLGGTTVGLERPLALVALPAAIVALWWLVLRGDGTASARNRRLLFAARVVVALLLVTAAAGPFTVVTRETTGDPRVTLLADRSESMQVTENVTDRLATRIEEEEGVPVTVATVGDGTQSPIGDGIAANLQRNGSVVLVSDGRVTSGRSLGSAADLATSLNATVSTVEIDAVDPERVVSVSGPSKTSVGVESTFLARVDGTELDEGASQLTITVDGEEIRSETLEDRGGAIEFTRTFDSTGSHRVTATVSGPDTVGENNVFRKTVRVVPRPKVLYVSRGRYPFESYLSELYDVDRSQSVPENLDEYYAVVVQDVAADDIGNVDALQRFVIDGNGLVVVGGDNSFENGGYDGSAVASMLPVSFGEGSAGSANIVMAIDISGSAESGMRLQKSIALDALNQLGDENTVGVVAFNFRAYSVAEPQPLSENRSFIEDRIRRLNSGGATTIAAGLRGAEEMLGDEQGTVILLSDGQDRVGEAATVANQLGSRGTRVITIGAGRSINEGTLQRIASQSGGTYFRATETDRLRLFFGGASRQFDGEGLTVVDPNTFITAGVTLESNPPAANDVSIRRGADFLVATGDGTPAIASWRYGLGRVATVTAYGSDGTLDGLLQQPDSLVLTKTVNYAIGDPERKNQDVTDVADTRLGESTTAVYRGGNRPDAENVEFRQVSTGVYEATITPDEQGFEEVLDASYAVNYRREYGAFGPTAELRSVVQTTGGRQFSPNDAAEIAQFAREESTRVRDVEQSWTWLALLLALLGYFAEVVVRRLQVYRGRSRTESGLT, encoded by the coding sequence ATGTCCGGCGTCCCGATGGCCCTCGGCGTGACGCTCGCACAGCTCCAGACGGAGGTCACCCTCGGCGGCACGACCGTCGGGCTCGAACGCCCGCTGGCACTTGTCGCGCTCCCAGCCGCCATCGTCGCGCTCTGGTGGCTCGTCCTCCGCGGCGACGGCACCGCATCGGCGCGGAACCGCCGGCTGCTGTTCGCCGCCAGGGTCGTGGTCGCGCTCTTGCTCGTGACGGCCGCGGCGGGGCCGTTCACCGTGGTGACCCGCGAGACGACCGGCGATCCGCGCGTGACGCTGCTCGCCGACCGCTCCGAGAGCATGCAGGTCACCGAGAACGTCACCGACCGGCTCGCCACGCGGATCGAAGAGGAGGAGGGCGTCCCCGTGACGGTCGCGACGGTCGGTGACGGCACGCAGTCACCGATCGGCGACGGCATCGCCGCGAACCTCCAGCGGAACGGGAGCGTGGTCCTCGTCTCCGACGGTCGGGTGACGAGCGGGCGGAGCCTCGGATCGGCCGCGGATCTGGCCACGTCGCTGAACGCGACCGTGAGCACCGTCGAGATCGACGCGGTCGACCCCGAACGGGTCGTCTCGGTGTCGGGTCCGTCGAAGACGAGCGTCGGCGTCGAGAGCACGTTCCTCGCCCGCGTCGACGGCACGGAGCTCGACGAGGGGGCCTCGCAGCTGACCATCACCGTCGACGGCGAGGAGATCCGCTCCGAGACGCTCGAAGACCGCGGTGGCGCGATCGAGTTCACGCGCACGTTCGACTCGACCGGCTCACACCGCGTCACCGCGACCGTCTCCGGCCCCGACACGGTCGGTGAGAACAACGTCTTCCGGAAGACCGTCCGGGTCGTCCCGCGGCCGAAGGTGCTGTACGTCTCGCGCGGGCGGTACCCGTTCGAGAGCTACCTCTCGGAACTGTACGACGTCGACCGGTCGCAGTCGGTGCCCGAGAACCTCGACGAGTACTACGCGGTCGTCGTCCAGGACGTCGCGGCCGACGACATCGGCAACGTCGACGCGCTCCAGCGGTTCGTCATCGACGGCAACGGGCTCGTCGTCGTCGGCGGGGACAACTCCTTCGAGAACGGTGGCTACGACGGCTCGGCGGTCGCGTCGATGCTCCCGGTATCGTTCGGCGAGGGCTCTGCCGGGAGCGCGAACATCGTCATGGCGATCGACATCTCCGGGAGCGCGGAGTCGGGGATGCGGCTCCAGAAGTCCATCGCGCTCGACGCGCTCAACCAGTTGGGCGACGAGAACACGGTCGGCGTCGTCGCCTTCAACTTCCGGGCGTACTCGGTCGCCGAACCGCAGCCGCTGTCGGAGAACCGCAGCTTCATCGAGGATCGCATCCGGCGGCTCAACAGCGGCGGGGCGACGACCATCGCCGCGGGCTTGCGCGGCGCGGAGGAGATGCTCGGCGACGAACAGGGGACGGTCATCCTGCTCTCCGACGGCCAGGACCGCGTGGGCGAGGCCGCGACGGTCGCCAACCAGCTCGGCTCCCGCGGGACCCGCGTCATCACCATCGGGGCCGGCCGGTCGATCAACGAGGGCACTCTCCAGCGCATCGCCTCCCAGTCGGGAGGGACGTACTTCCGCGCCACGGAGACCGACCGCCTGCGGCTGTTCTTTGGCGGCGCGTCGCGACAGTTCGACGGCGAGGGGCTCACCGTCGTCGATCCGAACACGTTCATCACGGCCGGCGTCACGCTGGAGTCGAACCCGCCGGCGGCCAACGATGTCTCGATCCGTCGCGGGGCCGACTTCCTCGTCGCCACGGGTGACGGGACGCCCGCCATCGCCTCGTGGCGCTACGGGCTGGGGCGCGTCGCGACCGTCACCGCCTACGGCTCCGACGGCACGCTCGACGGGCTCCTCCAGCAGCCGGACTCGCTCGTCCTGACGAAGACCGTGAACTACGCCATCGGCGATCCCGAGCGCAAGAACCAGGACGTCACCGACGTCGCGGACACGCGGCTCGGCGAGTCGACGACGGCCGTCTACCGGGGGGGGAACCGCCCGGACGCCGAGAACGTGGAGTTCCGACAGGTCTCGACGGGCGTCTACGAGGCGACGATCACCCCGGACGAACAGGGCTTCGAGGAGGTACTCGACGCGTCGTACGCCGTGAACTACCGGCGGGAGTACGGCGCGTTCGGCCCCACCGCGGAGCTCCGCTCGGTGGTCCAGACGACCGGCGGCCGGCAGTTCTCGCCGAACGACGCGGCCGAGATCGCACAGTTCGCTCGGGAGGAGTCGACGCGCGTCCGCGACGTCGAACAGTCGTGGACGTGGCTGGCGCTCCTGTTGGCGCTCCTCGGTTACTTCGCCGAGGTCGTCGTCCGTCGTCTTCAAGTGTACCGGGGGCGAAGCCGCACCGAGAGTGGTCTGACATGA
- a CDS encoding universal stress protein yields the protein MYDDVLYPTDGSDGAEAALASARDLAETYDATVHVLYVAERLTPHGLASDVEVVEGGGMIGDPEGGDGGMMADRTKDDEIDAEVRRRGMELVESVADRLGDVRTRTEVRGGTPYEVILDYVDEHDIDLILMGTHGRTGLDRYLLGSVTEKVVRTADVPVLTVRGRNEA from the coding sequence ATGTACGACGACGTACTCTATCCGACCGACGGAAGCGACGGAGCGGAGGCAGCGCTCGCCAGTGCGCGCGACCTCGCGGAGACGTATGACGCCACCGTCCACGTGCTCTACGTGGCCGAGCGGCTGACACCCCACGGACTCGCCAGCGACGTCGAAGTGGTCGAGGGCGGCGGGATGATCGGCGACCCGGAGGGCGGTGACGGGGGGATGATGGCCGACCGGACGAAGGACGACGAGATCGACGCGGAGGTCAGGAGACGGGGGATGGAACTCGTCGAGTCGGTGGCGGACCGCCTGGGTGACGTGCGGACACGGACGGAAGTGCGTGGCGGCACCCCGTACGAGGTCATCCTCGACTACGTCGACGAGCACGACATCGACCTCATCCTGATGGGGACCCACGGGCGGACGGGTCTCGACCGGTACCTGCTCGGGAGCGTCACCGAGAAAGTCGTCCGGACGGCCGACGTGCCGGTCCTGACGGTCCGCGGCAGGAACGAGGCGTAG
- a CDS encoding DUF7502 family protein gives MGTDDSSDEEPRRSTEPDAEPSPTDPDAEKAPADTDTPAGERMRQAITAVRREGYKVALIYAAVDAALAALVVNLLLQVLKPQELPVTLPWPGVVVNAVVRSTGAPPAPLQTSIVVGLVAGVVVLVGEFVLRTRRPFVEQFEGANPEVHEALRTARDAVRSGTDSRMATALYEDVLTGLQRTSSVGLVNLKRVFLTVIVLSVVSVASIQVAVVDLDIGDLGDEQADDSLDNRTSEYEGLQDASGVLGEPEDVSAGEETLNTTLATEGGGDDGSASSGAAYDSSGFSGSTDVEGQEAGFAEREQLEDAELIREYNLRIRSEDDSDT, from the coding sequence ATGGGAACGGACGACTCCTCGGACGAGGAACCACGCCGGTCGACCGAACCCGACGCCGAGCCGTCCCCCACGGACCCGGACGCCGAGAAAGCGCCCGCCGACACGGACACCCCCGCCGGCGAGCGGATGCGGCAGGCGATCACGGCCGTCCGCCGCGAGGGGTACAAGGTGGCACTCATCTACGCCGCGGTCGACGCGGCCCTCGCGGCGCTCGTCGTGAACCTCCTTCTGCAGGTGCTCAAGCCCCAGGAGCTCCCGGTGACGCTCCCGTGGCCAGGGGTCGTCGTCAACGCCGTCGTCCGATCGACGGGAGCACCGCCGGCCCCGTTGCAGACGTCGATCGTGGTCGGACTCGTCGCCGGTGTCGTCGTCCTCGTCGGCGAGTTCGTGCTCCGGACGCGTCGTCCGTTCGTCGAGCAGTTCGAGGGCGCGAACCCGGAGGTCCACGAGGCGCTCCGGACCGCCCGCGACGCCGTCCGGTCGGGCACGGACTCCCGGATGGCGACCGCCCTCTACGAGGACGTACTGACCGGGCTCCAACGGACGTCCAGCGTCGGCCTCGTGAACCTCAAGCGCGTCTTCCTGACAGTGATCGTGCTGTCGGTGGTGAGCGTCGCGAGCATTCAGGTGGCCGTCGTCGACCTCGACATCGGCGACCTCGGCGACGAGCAGGCGGACGACAGCCTCGACAACCGGACCTCGGAGTACGAGGGCCTCCAGGACGCGAGCGGCGTGCTGGGCGAGCCGGAGGACGTCTCCGCGGGTGAGGAGACGCTCAACACGACGCTCGCGACGGAGGGCGGCGGTGACGACGGGAGCGCCTCGTCGGGGGCGGCGTACGACTCGAGCGGCTTCTCCGGTTCGACCGACGTCGAGGGACAGGAGGCGGGCTTCGCCGAGCGCGAACAGCTCGAAGACGCGGAGCTCATTCGGGAGTACAACCTGCGGATCCGGTCGGAAGACGACAGTGACACATGA
- a CDS encoding dihydroorotase, with product MTADAADLRVVNARVVTPSGTVDGGVAARDGTIVAVGTESNLPPADEEIDAAGNYLVPGFIDPHVHWGLSRYEYDYHEGLAHDFETETRGAVHGGVTTVVNFLLQPDPYVPDMDFFRSVGAENSYIDFAYHAIVHQDHHVEEIEALAEEGVRSFKVFFNWYKHASPELGIDHSDAGRTYRVLDKISEMNNGIVMFHAENEDLAYELRQDLMEEGRNDLEAWTEASPNVAEAMQIEQIAMLTEYTDSRSYIVHMSTGEGVDICERYQDKGVNVHAETLPAFLSHTKHDTELGTWGKISPPLRGDASVKRLWEGIRTGVVDYVGTDHCPHKIEFKEKGEGKHGDMWEAIPGDNNGIEYLLPVMMSEGVNKNRISMERCVEVCSTNNAKRWGLYPRKGAIAEGSDADMVIVDLDKSAVVDDDFYHTMEPRYSTFHGQELTGLPTHTIIGGEVVVEEGELLVEKGGREYLPRYDEGVPSR from the coding sequence ATGACAGCCGACGCTGCAGACCTACGTGTCGTCAACGCCCGAGTCGTCACGCCGAGCGGCACCGTCGACGGCGGTGTCGCCGCGCGGGACGGGACCATCGTCGCGGTCGGGACGGAGTCGAACCTCCCGCCGGCGGACGAAGAGATCGACGCCGCGGGGAACTACCTCGTCCCCGGCTTCATCGACCCCCACGTCCACTGGGGCCTCTCCAGATACGAGTACGACTACCACGAGGGGCTCGCCCACGACTTCGAGACCGAAACCAGAGGCGCAGTCCACGGTGGGGTCACGACCGTCGTAAACTTCCTGCTCCAGCCCGACCCCTACGTCCCCGACATGGACTTCTTCCGTTCCGTGGGGGCGGAGAACTCCTACATCGACTTCGCGTACCACGCGATCGTCCACCAAGACCACCACGTCGAGGAGATCGAGGCCCTCGCCGAAGAGGGAGTCCGCTCGTTCAAGGTGTTCTTCAACTGGTACAAACACGCCTCGCCGGAGCTCGGAATCGACCACTCCGACGCCGGCCGGACGTACCGCGTCCTGGACAAGATCTCGGAGATGAACAACGGGATCGTGATGTTCCACGCCGAGAACGAGGACCTCGCGTACGAGTTGCGACAGGACCTCATGGAGGAAGGTCGGAACGACCTCGAAGCGTGGACCGAGGCCTCACCGAACGTCGCGGAGGCGATGCAGATCGAACAGATCGCCATGCTCACCGAGTACACCGACTCGCGGTCGTACATCGTCCACATGAGCACGGGCGAGGGCGTCGACATCTGCGAGCGCTACCAGGACAAGGGCGTAAACGTCCACGCCGAGACGCTCCCGGCGTTCCTCTCGCACACCAAACACGACACCGAGTTGGGAACGTGGGGGAAGATCTCGCCGCCGCTCCGAGGAGACGCGAGCGTCAAGCGCCTCTGGGAGGGCATCCGAACGGGTGTCGTCGACTACGTCGGCACCGACCACTGCCCGCACAAGATCGAGTTCAAGGAGAAAGGCGAGGGCAAACACGGCGACATGTGGGAGGCCATCCCCGGCGACAACAACGGCATCGAGTACCTCCTCCCGGTGATGATGTCCGAGGGCGTGAACAAGAACCGCATCTCGATGGAGCGCTGTGTGGAGGTGTGCTCGACGAACAACGCCAAGCGGTGGGGGCTGTACCCCAGAAAGGGCGCGATCGCCGAGGGCTCCGACGCCGACATGGTGATCGTCGACCTCGACAAGAGTGCGGTCGTCGACGACGACTTCTACCACACGATGGAGCCGCGCTACTCGACGTTCCACGGCCAGGAGCTCACGGGCCTGCCGACCCACACGATCATCGGCGGCGAGGTCGTCGTCGAAGAAGGCGAACTCCTCGTCGAGAAGGGCGGCCGCGAGTACCTGCCCAGGTACGACGAGGGCGTCCCGAGTCGGTGA
- a CDS encoding uracil-xanthine permease family protein: MSEETSHQEVRTDGGTHSMVEYGIDDKPPLGQSVLLGVQHWLTMIGSTIAIPLVLSGALGFDAGQTAQLIGTFFVVSGIATLAQTTIGNRYPIVQGGTFSMLGPALAIIGVLAASNAAPTVMMRELQGAIIVAGLVEVGIGYLGIFGRLKRYIGPLVIAVVIALIGLALISVPQIISASQNWYLAGLTLVLIVLFSQYLDDYSRVFKLFPVLLGLGGAYLLALVLSLAGVATLVDLSPVASAPAFRPIVPFQWGMPLFTGSFIVGMFAGMLASVIESFGDYHSVARMAGQGAPNSKRVNHGLGMEGLGNVFAGIMGTGNGSTSYTENIGAIGITGVASRYVVQVGAAVMIIVGFVGYFGALVTTIPNAIVGGLFLAMFAQIVGVGLSQLQHVDLNQNRNVFVLGFGLFAGLSIPQYISNVQSADATLEAGLASVPVLGAVLGIPSVAQTLGIILGTPIAVGGIAAFVLDNTIPGSRDERGLTAWEDITEDEDAFQPFHQRLLGGEPTDPDIAND; this comes from the coding sequence ATGAGTGAGGAGACCAGTCACCAGGAGGTTCGGACGGACGGCGGGACCCACAGCATGGTCGAGTACGGCATCGACGACAAGCCGCCACTGGGTCAGTCGGTTCTGCTCGGCGTCCAGCACTGGCTGACGATGATCGGGTCGACGATCGCCATCCCGCTCGTCCTCTCGGGCGCACTGGGGTTCGACGCCGGACAGACGGCACAGCTCATCGGGACGTTCTTTGTCGTCTCCGGCATCGCGACGCTGGCGCAGACGACCATCGGGAACCGGTACCCCATCGTCCAGGGAGGGACGTTCTCGATGCTGGGGCCGGCACTGGCGATCATCGGCGTGCTCGCGGCGAGCAACGCCGCCCCGACGGTGATGATGCGCGAGCTACAGGGGGCGATCATCGTCGCCGGTCTCGTCGAGGTGGGCATCGGCTACCTCGGCATCTTCGGGCGCTTGAAGCGCTACATCGGCCCGCTCGTCATCGCGGTGGTCATCGCGCTGATCGGGCTCGCACTCATCAGTGTCCCGCAGATCATCAGCGCGTCGCAGAACTGGTATCTCGCGGGGCTCACGCTCGTGCTCATCGTGCTCTTCTCGCAGTATCTCGACGACTACTCGCGGGTGTTCAAACTGTTCCCCGTCCTCCTCGGACTCGGCGGGGCGTACCTGCTCGCACTCGTGCTCTCGCTCGCCGGGGTCGCCACCCTCGTCGATCTGAGCCCGGTCGCGAGCGCGCCCGCGTTCCGCCCCATCGTGCCGTTCCAGTGGGGGATGCCGCTTTTCACCGGCTCGTTCATCGTCGGGATGTTCGCCGGTATGCTCGCGTCGGTCATCGAGAGCTTCGGCGACTACCACTCGGTCGCCCGCATGGCCGGCCAGGGCGCGCCCAACTCCAAGCGGGTGAACCACGGCCTCGGCATGGAGGGGCTCGGCAACGTCTTCGCGGGCATCATGGGCACCGGTAACGGCTCCACCTCCTACACCGAGAACATCGGCGCCATCGGGATCACCGGCGTCGCCTCCCGGTACGTCGTGCAGGTCGGGGCCGCCGTGATGATTATCGTCGGCTTCGTCGGCTACTTCGGTGCCCTGGTGACGACGATCCCCAACGCCATCGTCGGCGGGCTCTTCCTGGCGATGTTCGCACAGATCGTCGGCGTCGGTCTCTCCCAGCTCCAGCACGTCGATCTCAACCAGAACCGGAACGTGTTCGTGCTCGGCTTCGGGCTGTTCGCCGGGCTGTCGATCCCGCAGTACATCTCGAACGTCCAGAGCGCCGACGCGACGCTCGAAGCCGGCCTCGCGTCCGTCCCCGTCCTGGGCGCGGTGCTGGGTATCCCCAGCGTGGCACAGACGCTCGGCATCATCTTGGGAACGCCCATCGCCGTCGGGGGCATCGCGGCGTTCGTCCTCGACAACACGATTCCCGGCAGTCGTGACGAGCGCGGACTGACCGCGTGGGAGGACATCACCGAGGACGAGGACGCGTTCCAGCCGTTCCACCAGCGACTACTCGGCGGCGAGCCGACCGATCCGGACATCGCGAACGACTGA
- a CDS encoding DUF58 domain-containing protein, producing the protein MTIDPEFLDELDRFDSSLKRETTSLHQGEQESPDMGEGLTFADYRRYAPGDDTRLIDWKLYARTEEYFIKQYEEERNLTVHVLLDSSASMDFGVGAEHKFEYAAKLGLGFCYLTAEENNDFRFSTFGDEYERLDSGRSNRGELLRLIDLLNDQELGGRTDFRNALDGYAASISSRSLIVVLSDFLGDIDEVEEGLASLARNELVTAQVLSPDELDPDALGDTVFEEPETDAELRTYFGGRLAQQYHQRLDAFTGEVSARAEDLRATHALVSTGDEFFDSFASLWVG; encoded by the coding sequence ATGACCATCGATCCCGAGTTCCTCGACGAACTCGACCGCTTTGACTCGTCGCTGAAGCGCGAGACCACCTCGCTCCACCAGGGCGAACAGGAGTCGCCCGATATGGGTGAGGGGCTCACGTTCGCCGACTACCGACGGTACGCCCCCGGCGACGACACCCGGCTCATCGACTGGAAGCTCTACGCGAGAACGGAGGAGTACTTCATCAAACAGTACGAGGAAGAGCGGAACCTCACGGTCCACGTCCTCCTCGACTCCTCGGCGTCGATGGACTTCGGGGTGGGGGCCGAACACAAGTTCGAGTACGCCGCCAAACTCGGCCTGGGGTTCTGTTATCTCACCGCCGAGGAGAACAACGACTTTCGGTTTTCGACCTTCGGCGACGAGTACGAACGGCTCGACTCGGGGCGCTCCAACAGGGGAGAACTCCTCCGGCTCATCGATCTGCTGAACGATCAGGAACTCGGCGGCCGGACCGACTTCCGGAACGCGCTCGACGGCTACGCCGCGAGCATCTCCAGTCGCTCGCTCATCGTCGTGCTCTCGGACTTCCTGGGCGACATCGACGAGGTCGAGGAGGGACTGGCGTCGCTCGCCCGGAACGAACTCGTGACCGCGCAGGTGCTCTCGCCGGACGAACTCGACCCCGACGCGCTGGGCGACACGGTGTTCGAAGAGCCCGAGACCGACGCCGAACTCCGGACGTACTTCGGCGGGCGGCTCGCCCAGCAGTACCACCAGCGGCTCGATGCGTTCACCGGCGAGGTCTCCGCCCGCGCCGAGGACCTCCGGGCGACGCACGCGCTCGTCAGCACGGGCGACGAGTTCTTCGACTCCTTCGCGTCGCTATGGGTGGGCTGA